The DNA segment GTACAGGATTCATGAAATGCATACCGATGACCTGGGATGGGCGCTTCGTAACCGCGGCAATTTCGGTAATCGGCAAGGATGACGTATTGGACGCCAAGATTGCATGGGGTGGCGTAATCTCATCAAGGCTTTGGAACACCTTCGTTTTCACATCCATATTTTCTACAACGGCTTCAATCACGAGATCACAGTCGGATGCATCGTTCAAATCGGTCGTTCCTGAGAGTAACTCATTTGCCTTTGCTTGCTCATCCGTAGTTAATTTATCTTTATCTACTGCGCTCTGCAGGCGTTTTTCGATACCTGCGATCCCTTTGTTTAGTGCTTCCGCGTTCATATCATTTAATTTCACTTTCAGGCCTGACTGAGCGAATACTTGAGCAATTCCTGCCCCCATCTGTCCCGCACCAATGACCATGACTTGATTAATTGACATGTTGAACTCCCCCTTACTGTTTCGGTACTTCGATCAATACGGCATCCCCTTGACCGCCGCCAGAGCAAATCGCTGCAATTCCAAGACCGCCTCCACGACGCTTCAGTTCATGGGCTAATGTAAGTAAAATACGGGCACCACTGGCACCGATCGGGTGACCAAGAGCTACAGCCCCACCGTTGACGTTGACTTTTTCTGGATCAATACCAGCAATTTTCCCGCTTGCTAGCGACACCGTTGCAAAAGCTTCATTAACTTCGAAAAGATCAATATCGTCTATAGACTTACCTGCTTTTTTAAGTAATTTATTAATAACCAATCCAGGCGTTTCCGGGAAATCATGTGCTTCTACAGCTACTTCATCATGGGCAAGAATGGTAGCCAACGTTTCAGCGCCTACTTCTTTTGCTTTTTCATCGGACATAAGCAGCATCGCACAAGCTCCATCATTCACACCCGGAGCATTTCCGGCCGTAATCGTTCCATCTTTATCAAAAGCAGGACGCAGCCTCGCCAATTTTTCGGTAGTCGTTCCTTTTCTTGGCGCTTCATCTGTGTCAACCACGACCGGATCCCCTTTGCGCTGCGGAATCTCCACTGAGACAATCTCCTCAGCCAATTTTCCATCGTCCATCGCTTGCAAAGCACGATCATGACTGCGAGCCGCCCACTCATCCTGCGCCTCACGCGTCAATTCAAATTTATTTGCCGTCCGATTCCCGTAGCTACCCATATGAACATTTTCAAACGAGCACGTAAGCCCGTCATGCACCATCATATCCTTAACATCAGCATCGCCCATGCGCATGCCAAAGCGGGCTTTTGGCATAAAGTAAGGTGCATTGCTCATGCTTTCCATTCCACCGGCAACGATGATATCTTCCTCACCTAAACGGATGAACTGATCAGCCATCGTTACACTACGCATGCCAGATGCACAGACTTTGTTGACGGTTTCCGTCTTCACATCCCAAGGGATACCCGCTTCACGTGAAGCCTGGCGGGAAGGCAGTTGTCCTTGCCCCCCTTGTAAAACCGTACCCATGATGACTTCTTTAACATCTTCCGCTTTCACGTTCGATCTTTCTAAAGCCGCTTTGATGGCGATTCCGCCTAATTGCGCTGCTGTTAAAGGCGCAAGGCCTCCTCCGAATTTCCCAAAAGGTGTACGTGCCCCTGCAACGATTACTGTTTTTGTCATAATAAATTTCCTCCCTTATTTGTTAACGCTTACAATAATGGCGATTGAACGCTCGCTCAATTTGCCCTCATAAGGAAAGTGTACATAATTTACTGTACACTTTCCACAATTTTCTCATTAAAATTTGGTTTCACGGCCAGCATTCGATTTTAGCGGCTAAGTTAGAAACCTTCTAGGTTAAGAACCGTCATTTTCCTAGGCCGACTTCTCGATCTTCTCCGGGAAAATGGACTTCGCTAGAATCTCTGCAATATCCATTGTGCTGACCTTCTCTTCCACTTCCTTCGCCTTCGTTCCATCTGAAAGCATCGTTAAGCAGAATGGACAGCCACTTGAAATCATTGTTGGTTCTACTTCTAGAGCCTGTTCTGTACGGGCAACATTCATGCGGTTTCCGGACTTCTCTTCCATCCACATCATTCCGCCGCCGGCCCCACAGCACATGCCGTTAGAGCGATTACGATTCATTTCAACGACTTTCACGCCTGGAATCATTTCAAGAACATCGCGTGGCGGCTGATACACTTCGTTGTAGCGTCCCAAGTAGCAGCTGTCGTGATACGTAATCGTTTCGTTCACTTCAACGTCAGGATTCAATCGGCCGTCCTGCAGCCATTCAGCCAGCATTTCCGTATGGTGGAAGACTTCTGCTTCATAGCCAAAATCAGGGTATTCATTCTTGAAAATGTTATACGCGTGCGGGTCAATCGTGATGATCTTTTTAACGTCATGCTTCTCAAATTCTTTAATGTTTTTCTCTGCAAGCTCCTGGAATAAAAATTCATTCCCCATACGGCGAGCCGTATCGCCAGAATTCTGCTCCTTGTTACCGAGAATCGCGAACTTGATGCCAGCCTCATTCATAAGCTTGGCAAAAGCCATAGCAATCTTTTGACTACGATTGTCGTAAGACCCCATAGAGCTTACCCAGAACAGATATTCAAATTCTTCGCCAGATTTCTTAAGTTCTTTGACAGTCGGAATCGATACATCTTCTTCTGTATCTCTCCAGTTAGCCCGTTCTTTCTTGGACAATCCCCAAGGGTTACCCTGACGTTCGATGTTCATCATCGCACGCTGGCCGTCCTGATCCATTTTCCCTTCTGTTAAAACAAGATACCGGCGCAGGTCAATGATTTTATCGACGTGTTCGTTCATAACTGGGCAGGCATCTTCACAGTTACGACAAGTTGTACAAGCCCACAGTTCTTCTTCTGTAATCACGTCACCAATCAAACTTTTGCCGTTCACGTCTTCTGCTGTAGCGGCCGCTTCGTTTCCACCTTGGGACTCAGCCATTTTTGCTAACGTATTGCCTTCTGTTCCGGAAAATGCATAGGAAGGAACCCATGGAGCCTTTCCAGTAACTGCTGCCCCTGTCTCCGTTAAGTGGTCGCGGATCTTAACAAGCAAATCCATCGGTGACAGCATCTTCCCTGAACCTGAAGCTGGACACACATTTGTACAACGACCACACTCAACACAAGCGTAGAAGTCAATCATTTGCAGCTGATTGAAATCCTCTACTTTTCCGACACCAAAGGAAACGTCTTCTTCATCCGCATCCTCGTCCATTTCAAAGTCAATTTTCTTAAGTTTGCCGGGAGGATCCTCACGGCTTAAGAACACATTGACTGGTGCTGCGAGTAAATGTGCATGCTTCGATTGCGGGACGTACACAAGAAACGTGAGCAAGACTAATAAATGAATCCACCACATAACGAAAAACACAGTGGCTGCAGCTGCAGGCGGCATCCATCCGAAAGCGTTTGCAATAATTGTCGCAATTGGTTCTGTCCACGCGCCTTCATGACCGTGCCAAATTAACCCCATTCCGTTCCCAATAAGTACGGAGACCATTAATAATCCGATAAAGAGCAGGACCATTCCTGCTTTAAAACCGCGTTTTAAGCGAACGAGCTTCTCAATATAACGACGGTAAAACGCCCATATGACAGCGACGAGAATGGTTAACGT comes from the Halobacillus shinanisalinarum genome and includes:
- a CDS encoding 3-hydroxybutyryl-CoA dehydrogenase, giving the protein MSINQVMVIGAGQMGAGIAQVFAQSGLKVKLNDMNAEALNKGIAGIEKRLQSAVDKDKLTTDEQAKANELLSGTTDLNDASDCDLVIEAVVENMDVKTKVFQSLDEITPPHAILASNTSSLPITEIAAVTKRPSQVIGMHFMNPVPVMKLVEIIRAIQTSDETYQVIEEMTKKLNKAPVEVNDLPGFAANRILMPMINEAIFAVHEGVASVEDVDTVMKLGMNHPMGPLTLADFIGLDTCLYIMEVLHDGFGDSKYRPCPLLRQYVKAGWLGKKSGRGFYSYE
- a CDS encoding acetyl-CoA C-acetyltransferase encodes the protein MTKTVIVAGARTPFGKFGGGLAPLTAAQLGGIAIKAALERSNVKAEDVKEVIMGTVLQGGQGQLPSRQASREAGIPWDVKTETVNKVCASGMRSVTMADQFIRLGEEDIIVAGGMESMSNAPYFMPKARFGMRMGDADVKDMMVHDGLTCSFENVHMGSYGNRTANKFELTREAQDEWAARSHDRALQAMDDGKLAEEIVSVEIPQRKGDPVVVDTDEAPRKGTTTEKLARLRPAFDKDGTITAGNAPGVNDGACAMLLMSDEKAKEVGAETLATILAHDEVAVEAHDFPETPGLVINKLLKKAGKSIDDIDLFEVNEAFATVSLASGKIAGIDPEKVNVNGGAVALGHPIGASGARILLTLAHELKRRGGGLGIAAICSGGGQGDAVLIEVPKQ
- a CDS encoding heterodisulfide reductase-related iron-sulfur binding cluster: MNPLLLANWILFLGVTVYGLYLFVRVVRTRVAYIQMGKKVEFDGQIKRRLQKIWIYVFGQKKLLKDKKSGAIHVMMFYGFILVQFGAIDFIWKGLAPDSHLPLGPLYPGFTFFQELVTLTILVAVIWAFYRRYIEKLVRLKRGFKAGMVLLFIGLLMVSVLIGNGMGLIWHGHEGAWTEPIATIIANAFGWMPPAAAATVFFVMWWIHLLVLLTFLVYVPQSKHAHLLAAPVNVFLSREDPPGKLKKIDFEMDEDADEEDVSFGVGKVEDFNQLQMIDFYACVECGRCTNVCPASGSGKMLSPMDLLVKIRDHLTETGAAVTGKAPWVPSYAFSGTEGNTLAKMAESQGGNEAAATAEDVNGKSLIGDVITEEELWACTTCRNCEDACPVMNEHVDKIIDLRRYLVLTEGKMDQDGQRAMMNIERQGNPWGLSKKERANWRDTEEDVSIPTVKELKKSGEEFEYLFWVSSMGSYDNRSQKIAMAFAKLMNEAGIKFAILGNKEQNSGDTARRMGNEFLFQELAEKNIKEFEKHDVKKIITIDPHAYNIFKNEYPDFGYEAEVFHHTEMLAEWLQDGRLNPDVEVNETITYHDSCYLGRYNEVYQPPRDVLEMIPGVKVVEMNRNRSNGMCCGAGGGMMWMEEKSGNRMNVARTEQALEVEPTMISSGCPFCLTMLSDGTKAKEVEEKVSTMDIAEILAKSIFPEKIEKSA